Proteins from one Nicotiana tabacum cultivar K326 chromosome 23, ASM71507v2, whole genome shotgun sequence genomic window:
- the LOC107832386 gene encoding plastidal glycolate/glycerate translocator 1, chloroplastic: MATASAVPKTLPSFLPNLPYPRTGTLSQIKLKSLQTPHRVLSQQPHLSSNGVQIIPTKRNEMGVKRTHASRRFLLVRSMGSDSSITSTGLSNKVVGVLHLVVSLGIILAMDKLLKKAFVAAAIKFPSALFGMFCTFTVLMALDSVVPKAAAGLMNFFEPALLFIQRWLPLFYVPSLVVLPLAVKDIPAASGAKICFILVGGWLASLCVAGFTAIAVRKMVKTEMIPAEPMSKPSPFSSLEVWTWSGIFLASFVGALLYPTALGTSARTCLPFLLSSTVLGYLVGSGLPLAVKKVFHPIICCAVSADLAAIAFGYLSRSGLDPVLGDYLTKAASNPGAGDILMGFLGSVIISFAFSMFKQRKLVKRHAAEIFSSVIIATLFSLYSTALIGRLIGLEPNLTVSILPRCITVALALSIVSFFEGANSSLTAAVVVLTGLVGANFVQAVLDKLGFNDPIARGIATASSAHGLGTAALSAKEPEALPFCAIAYALTGIFGSLVCSVPAVRQSLLAIVG; the protein is encoded by the exons ATGGCAACAGCTTCAGCTGTTCCAAAGACTTTACCTTCATTTCTTCCCAATCTCCCTTACCCAAGAACAGGAACTCTCTCTCAAATAAAGTTGAAATCCTTACAAACCCCACATAGAGTCCTTTCTCAGCAGCCCCATTTGAGCTCTAATGGAGTTCAAATCATCCCTACCAAGAGAAATGAAATGGGTGTTAAGAGAACTCACGCTAGTAGAAGATTTCTTCTAGTCAGGTCCATGGGATCAGATAGTAGTATTACCTCCACAGGGTTATCAAACAAG GTGGTGGGAGTATTGCATTTAGTAGTTTCACTTGGAATCATACTGGCCATGGATAAGTTGTTAAAGAAAGCATTTGTGGCTGCTGCTATTAAGTTCCCAAGTGCTTTATTTGGAATGTTTTGCACATTTACTGTGTTAATGGCTCTTGACTCTGTTGTTCCTAAGGCTGCAGCAGGATTGATGAACTTCTTTGAGCCTGCACTTTTGTTTATCCAGAGATGGCTCCCATTGTTTTATGTACCTTCGTTGGTTGTTCTCCCTCTTGCTGTCAAGGATATTCCTGCAGCTTCTGGGGCCAAGATTTGTTTCATTCTAG TTGGAGGCTGGTTGGCTTCACTTTGTGTTGCGGGTTTCACAGCTATAGCTGTGAGGAAAATGGTAAAGACCGAGATGATACCAGCTGAGCCCATGTCAAAGCcttctcccttttcttctttGGAGGTGTGGACTTGGAGTGGGATCTTTTTGGCGTCATTTGTTGGTGCACTTCTCTATCCAACAGCGCTGGGAACAAGTGCTAGAACATGCTTACCCTTTCTACTTTCATCTACTGTATTAGGCTACTTAGTTGGGTCAGG GCTTCCATTGGCTGTAAAGAAGGTTTTCCATCCGATTATCTGCTGTGCAGTCTCAGCAGATCTTGCAGCAATTGCTTTTGGATATCTTTCTCGGTCTGGACTTGATCCAGTTCTTG GGGATTATCTTACAAAGGCCGCATCTAATCCTGGAGCTGGTGACATTCTCATGGGATTTTTGGGATCAGTCATTATCTCCTTTGCCTTCTCAATGTTCAAGCAGAGAAAG CTTGTTAAACGGCATGCTGCTGAGATTTTCAGCTCTGTCATTATAGCAACGCTATTTTCGCTATATTCTACCGCTCTCATTGGACGGCTGATTGGGTTGGAGCCAAATTTAACTGTATCAATCCTACCACGATGCATAACTGTCGCACTAGCTCTCAGCATTGTTTCTTTCTTTGAAG GTGCGAATTCATCTCTCACAGCAGCTGTTGTTGTACTAACTGGTTTGGTGGGAGCAAATTTTGTTCAGGCAGTGCTGGATAAACTTGGCTTCAATGATCCGATTGCTCGAGGAATTGCAACTGCGTCAAG TGCTCATGGGCTCGGAACAGCAGCTTTGTCAGCAAAGGAACCTGAAGCGCTTCCATTCTGTGCTATTGCATATGCCCTCACTGGTATATTTGGTTCCCTTGTGTGCTCTGTTCCCGCAGTAAGACAGAGCCTACTGGCAATTGTCGGTTGa